One segment of Gopherus flavomarginatus isolate rGopFla2 chromosome 8, rGopFla2.mat.asm, whole genome shotgun sequence DNA contains the following:
- the CFAP410 gene encoding cilia- and flagella-associated protein 410 has protein sequence MAAAPGPAPGDASAALPPPLETRRGRAGAMKLTRKVVLARAKAAELDSVRKLNCWGSCLTDISICRELPNIEVITFSVNSISSLEPMSQCQNLSELYLRKNSILSLSELFHLKSLPRLRVLWLSENPCCGSDPHHYRMTVLRNLPNLQKLDNQAVTEEELSQALVDGEEIIAPPAKRVLENGCPEANESSTTECTTEPKSEHLNFTLEETNKIREQLGMKPVPRDKFSSFSPRETDGSRKKRNNILNAILLLMKELDTEGLEIIHQTVGKRLQALQKKELQEER, from the exons ATGGCGGCggcgcccggccccgcccctggAGACGCGTCCGCCGCGTTGCCCCCGCCCCTGGAGACGCGGCGCGGCCGGGCCGGGGCTATGAAGCTGACGCGCAAGGTGGTGCTGGCCCGCGCCAAGGCCGCTGAGTTGGACAGTGTCCGCAAACTCAACTGCTG GGGCAGCTGCCTCACAGAT ATTTCAATATGCCGTGAACTACCAAACATTGAAGTGATCACATTCAG TGTGAACAGTATCTCCAGCCTGGAACCAATGAGTCAGTGCCAGAACCTGAGTGAGCTCTATCTGAGGAAGAACAGCATCCTGAGTCTGAGTGAGCTCTTCCATCTGAAAAGCCTGCCCCGGCTGAGGGTCCTGTGGTTGTCTGAGAATCCCTGCTGTGGTTCAGACCCCCACCACTACAGAATGACTGTGCTGCGCAACCTCCCCAACCTTCAGAAGCTTGACAATCAAG CTGTGACAGAAGAAGAATTGTCACAGGCCCTGGTAGATGGGGAGGAGATCATTGCACCCCCAGCTAAGCGAGTTCTGGAGAATGGCTGCCCAGAGGCTAATGAATCAAGTACCACTGAGTGCACAACGGAGCCAAAGAGTGAACATCTGAATTTCACCCTGGAGGAGACAAA cAAGATTCGGGAGCAACTTGGCATGAAGCCTGTTCCCAGAGATAAATTTTCCTCCTTTTCACCCAGGGAGACTGATGGCAGCAGGAAGAAGAGG AACAACATCCTCAATGCTATCCTGCTGCTCATGAAAGAGCTGGACACAGAGGGCCTGGAAATCATCCACCAAACAGTGGGGAAGAGACTCCAAGCCTTACAGAAGaaggagcttcaggaagagcgaTAG